The Chryseobacterium glaciei DNA window TGGTGGAATTTCCGGTGTTTTGTACACAGACCATACCACAGAAGCAATGGAACAGAAAGAACCTAAGAAAAATGAATAATAGACCCAAGCAGGAATACCCCCCGATTCCGAAGTTCCACCGAAATATTTTTGAAAAACAAATAAGGAAAGGTTTGCCAGCGTAATTCCACCACCTACAAACAGACTCTGCATCTGAAAACCATAGGTCTGCTGTTCTTCTGGAAGTTTATCGCCAATAAAAGCTCGGTATGGTTCCATTGCGGTATTATTTGCAGCATCCAAAATCCACAGTAATCCTACCGCCATCCAAATTGAAGAACTGAATGGAAAAACGAATAATGCCAAACTGCAAAATACTGCACCCAGCAAGAAAAAGGGTTTGCGGCGTCCCCATTTTACACTCCACGTTTTATCACTTATTGCCCCGATCAATGGTTGAATAAGTAATCCTGTAACAGGACCTGCCAAATTGAGAATAGGAAGTTGATCTGCGTGAGCACCTAAAAATGAATACAATGGATTTACAGCAGTTTGCTGAAGCCCAAAACTATACTGAATCCCAAAAAATCCAACATTCATATTCCATATCTGCCAAAAACTCAGTCTTGGTATTATTTTCTTATTCATCGCTTATGACTTTATAATTTGATAGTTCTTATCAAGTACGATATCCGCCTTTTCTTTGAATTCACGGATGATGTTGTGTTCAATATCCAAAACTTTTTCAACAAAATCACTCTGCTCATCACGGTTTCTTTCCATTCGGTTTTCATATGTATCTTTATAATTACGATCTATGAAAATACTGAAATCAAAATCATCAATGTCCAATATATAAGTTCCTTCAATAATGAGAACCTGAGTACCGTCTATTGCTAGAATTTCCTCAGCGATAGAATTATTTATATAATGAACAAGGGGCTTTTCTATAAAAGATTTTCCTTCTTTAAACTGCTTTATATTTTCCTGAATGATATTTAAATGAACTTCGTGAATTCCAACATTGTCAAGACTTTTCTGTCGGTTTTCGTGATTGCTTTTAGGAGGAAGTTTAAAATAATCATCCATTTGTATCACTACACTTTTTATACCTTCTTCTTCCAAAACTTTTTTAAGGGCAAAGGCTGTGACCGATTTCCCGCTTCCACTTTCTCCACAAATCCCTATAGTCCATTTTTCATTGTGATTATAATTTTCCTTTATAATTTCGTAAATATTTTCAGCTGTATCCAAATGTCTCTGTTCCAAATTAATTACATCTCCAATCATCTTTCAATCCGTTTTAAAAATAAATAGTTTTTGTTTTAAATTCATTAATCTTCAGCATTATATCTTCATCAAAAGATAACCGGAGGCTGAAAAACACAGCTGATCTGTTCCT harbors:
- a CDS encoding uridine kinase family protein, giving the protein MIGDVINLEQRHLDTAENIYEIIKENYNHNEKWTIGICGESGSGKSVTAFALKKVLEEEGIKSVVIQMDDYFKLPPKSNHENRQKSLDNVGIHEVHLNIIQENIKQFKEGKSFIEKPLVHYINNSIAEEILAIDGTQVLIIEGTYILDIDDFDFSIFIDRNYKDTYENRMERNRDEQSDFVEKVLDIEHNIIREFKEKADIVLDKNYQIIKS